AGCTACACCTCCTGGCCCTGCCAATAACTGGCAGGAATCCGGAGCGCTGGGATTTAACGAGGGAAGCAAAGAAGCGCACGTTCGCGCAGCATCGAGGCAGGCCCAGTAGGGCCAGACCCTCGAGGATGGCGCTGTCGGGTCCACCTGAAGACAAGCACgctgaggcccagaaagagcAGTGCCGGGTCCAAGGCCAATGGGGCGGCAGCCGGATTGGAACCCAGGCTTGTTAGAGCCTAGGAATGCGCCAGCCTCGGGCCAGCCGCGCCCGCCGCCATTAGCGCCCACAGCCCGAGCCGCGCCTCCGCCCAGCCCTGCCCCGTCCCGCAGCCCCGCCGTCACCTCCGGCCTTCGCCGCGCTCCGCGCCGGCCCATCCCCGCGCCCGGTTCCGCTCCTGCCGGGGCTCTGcaccgccgccgctgctgccgccgccgccgccgccgccgccgcgccccgcccccgccacggctgccgccgccgccatcTTAGCGCCCGCTGTCTCAACAACAACTTTATAGACAAGCGCAGCACGGGGCGGGGCCACCGGGCCGGTCGGCCGCGccgcggggcggggcctgaggggggaggggcttaccccgggggcggggccgggatcCGGGGGCGGGGCTAACGTTCGTTCTCCTAAGCTTGGGGGGCCCCCGGGAGTGGCGGTCCGGTCCGGGATCGACGCGCACCGCCGGGGAGGCTCCAAGGGGAGGGCTCTCCCGCCCTGAGAGCGGCGTGCTGACCGGCGGCGCTAGGACCTCGTGGGGAGCGGCGGGGGCGGAGCAGGCGGCACCAGGACCCGGGGGAACCGCGGCAGGCGGGTGGCGAGCAGGCCCGGGGGCCGGGAAGCTGCAGGCGGCGGCGCTGGGCCCGGTGCGGCTAGAGAGGCCCTGAGATGCCgagcaagaagaaaaagtataaCGCGCGGTTCCCGCCGGTGAGCACGTGGCCGGCCCCGGGGGAGCAGGCCGGGCTCCCGGGAGGCTCGGGCCCAagccggggtgggtgggggggcgggcgCGTCGCGGTGTTCGGGGACACGGACGCCCCGCCCCCTTCCGTGCTCTTTTGGCGTCGGgggccccccgccccccttctCCCGGATACCCTCTCTCATCCCTCCGCCCCAGCACCCCTTTCTGGGACGGAGGTGACAGGGTCCGAGTTTTCTGTCCCCTTCCCAGGCGCGGATCAAGAAGATCATGCAAACTGACGAAGAGATCGGGAAGGTGGCAGCGGCGGTGCCTGTCATCATCTGTATCCTGTCGGGGCCTGGCCAGGTTGAGGGACGTGGGGTAGGGAGGAAGCCCGGGGTCGCCTTCTTTAGGCTGGGGATCCCCCACCCGTATTCTCCTTGACGCTCCTCAGCGCGAGCGCTTGAGCTGTTCCTGGAGTCCCTGTTGAAGAAGGCTTGCCAGGTGACCCAGTCCCGAAATGCCAAGACCATGACCACATCCCACCTGTGAGTGGCCCGGAGCTGGTCGGGCCCAGTGGGACCCTGCCCCAGGAGTTCACACACTtaggggaggtgggaggctgcTGGGAGACCAGCAGTGCCTCAGAAGCTGGTGGGTTTgaactgggggaggaggggctgggtggtCTAGCCTAATGGGAAGGTCCCTTAGTGGAGATGGGGTGGAGGTTTTCCAGGCTCCGTTCTCCTGACATCCAAAGACCCTTACTGTCCCTTGCTGAGGGCCCAGACATCTGGGCCCCACCTGAATGCCGtcttctccccacctcttccaggaagcagtGCATTGAGCTGGAGCAGCAGTTTGACTTCTTGAAGGACCTGGTGGCTTCTGTGCCTGACATGCAGGGAGACGGGGAAGACAACCACATGGACGGGGACAAGGGTACCCGCAGGTGGGGAGCCAGGGCCAGGTGTCCAGGCAAGGAAGGCCAAGGCCACCCGGGTTGGGGGTGGTTGGGGGGTGGTCAGGGAGTTCTGAGATCTCTGGGCAGATGGACTGTCCCTTCCCGAAGGGGCCGGAAGCCTGGCAGTGGTGGCCGGAAGAATGGTGGGATGGGAAGCAAAAGCAAGGACAAGAAGCTGTCAGGGACGGACTCGGAGCAGGAGGTGAGTgaggcctccccagccccctgccttaCCCTGTGCTGTGGAGAGGGCAGTCTTCTGTCAGGCCTTGCTGGCTGGACACCTGGTCCTGTCCTCACCTATGCTCTTTTGTGCATCGGGCCCGTAAAGGTTAGGCTGTAGAGCTCAGCCTTCTGTTCTTGCTCCTCCTGAGGGTCTAGGCTCTCCAGTGATGAGCTCATGCTTTTCTTGTCACCTCTGCCCCTTGCCTTGCTCCCAGGATGACTCTGATGACACAGACACTGATGGGGAAGAGGAGACATCACAGGCTCCAGCCCAGGCCAgccatccccctgcccacttTCAGAGGTAAGCACCTCAGTGGCAAGAGAGGGGAGCTAGCAGACTCCACAAGGCTGACAGGTCCTTTTCGTCCTCGTGGCAGATCTGGAGGACAGGAGGGGAGGAACTGAGGAGGGCTTAAATGCAGGAGACTGCTCTCGGAAGGTCTCCTCCCTGACCCGCTCCCAGCCCCACTGAACATGTGACCTGTTCTAggtccttcccttctctgggcttgGCCACCCCCTGGTACACAGGGccatgggctccatgctggcgGGGGTGAGGCAGGGCTCAGCGGGCAGAAATGGGCACCGGAGAGGGGCCTGatctttctctcctgctttctgcCCTGCAGCCCCCCGACACCCTTCATGCCCTTCACCTCgactctgcctctgcccccagcccccccgGGCCCCCCGGCACCTGACGCAGAGGACGAAGAGGACTATGACTCCTAGCGCCCTCTGCCCCCCAGGCCATGCCCCCTTTTAGTTGGTTTTAGTTGCtctggggggaggagagaagatagagctgttcttaaatttattaaaaaattaataataaaagggaACACCCGTGTCTGTCCCAGCCTGCGTCCAGGGCTCCGTGGCCACCTTCCTGTCCATCCACCTGCTTTCTCTGTGCTGAGCTGAGGCCAAGAGTGGTGGCGGGCAAGGCAGCCGCTGAGTGAAAGGAGGGTCCAGAGGCCACGGTTCGGCCAGGGCGGGAGCAGGGGTGCTGGCGGAAGGAAGGTGGGCAGAGTGGTGCTGTAGGGCCGGAGCCGGGGGTGCTGGTTACTCTGGAGTACGACCTGTTCCATTGTGCCGTGGGACCCTGGCGAGGTTCCTGTCTTTCTCTGAGCCTCTTCTGCCCCTTCTGGACTGCTGCAGAGGGACAGATTGGACAAATAATGGGAAAAGGCCTTGCAGACCACAGAGCTCAGTGCCTGGTGCAATGAAGGGCACGTGGGAAGGGCCGTGGGAGCAGAGGTAGGTCGGACTGTTGAGGGCTCAAAGATCCCCTTTCAAGCAGGACAGTGATCCAGGTAGTCAGTCCGCCCCCATTTCTGAGCAGACCCTGGGACCGTGGGGTCCCCAAGGCAGACGTGTACCTTAAGGGAGCCGGGGCTGGTGAGGCCGTTGGGAGACACGGCGGCCAAAGGGCAGACTCGAGGTGTGTGTCGTCAGTAGACTCACGGGTGCCTCGAGCTCACTGGCTGTGGGGCTGAGAGGGAGGGAACCCTTAGGGACTGCCAGCTTGCTTTCTGTAGCGACTTGGGCAGGGGCCCTTTTCCAGctggaggacacagagaaagagcgAGATTAGGGTCAGGATCACAAGTTGGGCTGTGGTGAGTTTCGGGCGCCTGTGAAGCTGCCAAGGGGAGACATCAAATGGGTCATGGGATGTTGGGGGCCTGGAGACAGACGAGTGAGCCTTGAGAGGAGGCGACCCCgccccagggagagaggggagggcctGGGCAGGCCACCAAAGCCACACCCAGTGCCCTTGGGAGTGTCCAGGTGtgtctgggaggagggagaggtcagCTGTCCCAGCAGCTGGCAGGTTTTAGGGAACGCTTGGTCGTGGCTGACGGCCGGGAGCAGGAGGTGAGAAGCCGAAgcgaggggaagcaggcttagGGCTGAGAAGCAGAGGCCAGAGCCATGGCTCAGAACGAGGACAGAGAAacggttttgggttttgttttctaagttAGCGGAAACACAGGCCGTAGTGAGGGAGGGGActgaaggatgggagggagactgaggcagtGAGGCGAGCTTGCCTAAGGCTGAACCCCGTCTGACCAGGGTGAAGGGGAGGACGCTGAGTGGGTTTGGCAGGGACACTGAGGTATTCAGTTTGGTGCAACAGGGTCTGACTTCTTTGGGGTGCAGGAGGCTGAGTGGCAGGCATGGATGGGCCCGGGCGCCCGGAGCCAGGGGGTCACCCTGGTCCTGTCCTGCCATTTTTTGGGGAGCatctctctcatgctcactctatAGTGAGTGCAGCTGTCCCCTCTCCctgaggtggaggggtggggacatTGCAGCGCACactctggcccctgtgaggggtgGAGACTGGGTCGTGGCCCTAGCAGGCCAGTCAGCGGCCCTGACCCTTGGGACTCAAGGTGGGACTGTTGGGGAAGGGTCTTGACAAGACGGTCAGCTTTGCCATGGCAGCAAGAGGCAGCAGGGAGCCCTTTCTGGAGTCCTGGTGAGGGTGACAGTGGCCACGCTGGGGTAGCAAAGCTGACAGAACGTAGGTTGGGCGCTGCCGGCGGGTGATTCTGACTGAGAAGGAAGCCAGCGCTGGAGACCCAGGAGCCTCAGAGAGACACCAGGACCCAGTCTTGCCTGAACCCCGTCTACCTTAGACTTCCTAGTCACGTGAGCCAATAACATTGTCCTCCCTCAAAGACAGTTGGCTTTCGGTCACTTGTGACTGCAAGAGCTCTGGTGGCAGGGACCACGAATGGGAAGCGGTTTCCAGCGGCCCAGGAGCGGAAGCAGTCTTCCTGGCAGCCAGCTGGGCCCAGTCCGGGCAAGCTGGACACTGGGGTCTGCAGAGCCGAGGGCGTGCTATGCAGGTGTGACGCATGTAGGTGGGAGAGGAAGACGCCTTTGGAACCGGTGGCTGGGTCACGGCTGGAGATGAGGTTCTGAACTGAGAAGGTTCCAGAGCGGAGAGGCTGGGAACGACTGGAGAAGGCAAGAAGCCCAGGACGCTGGGAGCAGCCTTCCAGGCAAAAGACTTAAGGAGGCCCAGGTGAGGGGGAGACTCCCAGGAGCCTCTGTGTTGTCGGCCCTGCTGCTTCAGCCGGGGCGGTGGGCTGAGGGGCGTAACCTCTGGAGCCAGGCTGTGGGTTCGAATCCTGACTTCTCCATGTGCTAGCCTCAAGTGAGTTTTATAGCTTCTCTGTAtgtcagttttctcctctgtaaagtgggacTATGGGTTACCTATGTTAGTTATCATGCTATACTACATACACTAGTTATTAGAGCAAGCGGCTGACTTAAAATACATACGCTCAAAGGCAGTGAACTTTATTGTTGGCTCACATGAGACTCTTAAGGAGATTGATCTGATCAACGGCAGTGTTTCTTCAAGAGGGACTTCAGGGCCCAGGCCCCTTCCATCTTGGGGCCCCACCGTTCTCAACCCATGAGTTTCAAGAGACAAGCTCGTAGCCCACAGAGGTGTTTTGCGCCAGGGTTGGAAGGGGCCCCATTGCCTCTTTCTACGGAAACTGTCACAAGGTCCACCTGAGGGGGGCTAGGAAAAGTGATCTAGCCACCTGGTGTGTCTGACTGGCTGGTTCTGCTCACAGGTCTTTGGGAAGGGCCTAACCCAGCGTTTGCAATGTGTTAGGAGTGCTGCTTCCTGAGTGAGGGCAGGGGCCCCGGGGAGACGATATCCTTGACTGGGCTGGCCCCTTGGTGTATCCTGGGAAGGGGAAAGATGGCTGTGCTCGGCGGGCACCCCTGGGCACCAGGGGCCAGCAGCTTGCTGACATTCCACCTGCAGGGCTCTGTCTGGGCCCGGGTGATCTTCtcccttcattctctctttccacTGGGGGGGGCCTTGGGCATTGGGCCAAGTCCTATCTGAATGCGTCAGCCCAGCCTTGGCCCCACCCTGGGGTATTAAGTGTGACCAGGGTGTGAAACGGGCAGCTGCTCCTGAGACAGCATGGCCACCAGGGGCTGTCCCCCCTCAGGTGCAAGGTACAGACCCACCCGCCTTGCCAAACAGAGAGGCCCCCTCTAGAGTGTACCCGAGGAGCCAAACGTTCAGCAGAGGTTCCTTGATCACCCCACATCCTCATGCAGCAGGGACAGGAGAGGCCGTAGTCACCTACTGGGAGCAGGAAACAAAGAGCGTGCTGTCGCCAGGGGTTGGCGTGGAAGCTAGTGACCCCAGAGctcacactgctggtgggaatctCAGATGGTGCAACCACCTTAGAAAACGGTTGGGCAGCTCCTCCTCGAGTCCACTGACCTACGCTTCCCCGAACGCATGGTTCCGTTCCTAGGCAGGTGTCCACCAACAGACATACAGGAATGTTCGTAGCTCCTGGCCAAGACAACCCACATGCCCAGCAGCAAGAGTGTGACTAAGGAAATGATGGAATATTGGGCAATAGAAGAGCCACAGAAAAGCCCTAATCACCATCGCACGCAACAGCATGGGCCGATCGCGTGGACGTTCTGTTGAgccaaagaagccaaacacaggaCTCCGTGTGATGATCGTTCATTTAAATGACGTTCCAGGGCAGACAGTGGGATTCAGCGTGATGCTACCacgggcagggaggagaggggctgggagggggtgcAAAGCAGCCCTCCGGAAATGTTTCCCTGCTCGAACTGGGTGGTATTTGTATGTAAAAGTACATTAAAGCCACACATTTCAGATGTGTGTTTGTAGGATGACCTCGTATCAATTTCATCTATCTCTTGGGAGCCCGTGGCCTGCTAGGTAGTGATGATTATGTATGTtctctgggtttatttctgatggggtggggagagacaatGAGGAAGACATAGAGTATGTCAGATGGCGGGGCGCGCCCTGGGGAGAAGGAAGCACAGTAAGGGAGGAGGCCGGAGTCCGGGGGCAGGAAGGGTGGCCCCAGCCATCCCATATAGGCTTTAGGGGAGGCTCTGACAAGGTGAGATTAGAGTAGAAAACCAAGGAGAGGGCTCCAGGTGGAGGGACAGCGAGGGCAAAGCCCTGGGGGATTGTGATTTGATTGGGTCCCGTGTCCCTATGGGCTTCCCCCGGCTCCCACGACCTTGCCCACTGCCCAGGAGCCTGACTTAGGAGCTACCAGCCCTGTATTTGGGCTGCCTTGGCTGAGGGGTGTTTTTGCGGCAGCCTGTTAGGAGGCCTCAGAAGCTTCCTGAAGGGGAAGAAGGTAGTGGTGTGGGCACAGTAGGCGCACTTAGCCACACGCgccctgtgcagggctcaggGGCCTGGTGAGTGGGGAAGTGGGAGTTAatggcctgcctcctcctcttacCCGAGGGCCATCCTTTCTCAGGTACAATAGGTTTGGCTCCAGGACATGAAGGGAACCAAGTTCCTAccatcccaggcccccaggccgTGGGCACAATGGCCGGGGGATGACACCTGTGACCCAGATGCTCTACCAGGGCCCTggtccctcctctccctgggcaGAGCCTTTGGGAGAATGGTGGGGGGCTCTGGACTCCCTTGGGGGACTCCTCGTAACTGGGGAGTGGGGCGGGAGTTGGGTGGACCTCACTTCTTTCATCAGAGTGAACTCTATTCTGAAATCATGTTCCTTGctattttgtgtgcatgtgtatgttcagatgtcatttaaaaaaaaaaaaaaaggaataaggacAAGGATCTCTGCACCTGCCCTGGTAATCGGAAAGCTGCAAAGGAAAACTCGAGATCCCACAAGGCACCTGCCAGACCAGCGAGAATAGGAAGCCTCATGAACAGGGATGCTGGTGGGGAGCTGGTAAATGGAAGTCTGGTGCTTTTGGTGGGAGTCAGGATGTTCGAAAGGGCATTTTGACACCTGtgtgccccccctcccccccccccgtccaGCAGGTCCACTCCTGGGTAAAAGCTCTCGAAAACTGATGTGTCCTCGGGACGGTTTGAGGTGGCGAAGAGCCAGAGGCTAAGTGTCACAGAGCAGAGTGGACAAGGCTTACACACAAAGTGTTgcgtgaaaaacaaaaacacaggacAAGATCCTCAGCAGAACCTTGTTTATGGAAACTGAAAACACAGAAGCAGGACAGTCTTGTATATTTCTGTCAATTACGCTGTGACCTGCGGCAGCAGGCGGAAggtctctgtgcttcagtttccccatctgtaaagtggagaccACAGTAGCAACTCCTTCAGGGGCACGTGATGATGATGTGGATTTGATAGATTAAGTGCTTAGCAAAGTGCCCAACACACAGTGAGCACGAAGTAAATGGTGCCTCCCGTCTCTGATGCATTTGGAGGTCGACACCGAGAAAGCAGATTGGAAGGGTGAGTGTCAAACACAAGGTGGAGGAGTGGCTGTGGGATACTGGGATAGGATTGGGGATGGGTTGAAAGGAAAGTTTATTTCAAAGGGAGGCTTTTTTGGGATGCTGGTGATGCGCTGAGTGCCCAAAACCAAGGAGCATGGTCTGCTCCAGTCAATGTTCccaagtttaaataaaaacagaagatattGCCAGTTGTCATTTTCCAAAATGGGCTAAACCCCACTTATCTCCCTAGACAGGGTCTCATAAGGACAGGAAAACAGTGGCCCTGCGTGTTTATGGGATCATGGATGtttctatcattttatcattttatcattcactcactcaacaaGTTATTTCTGAGCCCCTGTTCTGTGCCAAACCCTGTTCTGGGCTCGGGAGAGAAAcacacaaaagatttttttaaaaccattttattatttttttattttgttttatttacttattagagagagagagagagatcgcacaAGCAGAgtggaggggcggggtgggggagagaaaccGCTGAACAAGGAGTTAGGActtagggatcatgacctgagccgaaggcagaggctcaactgactgagccacccaggggccccaaacaTACAAAAGCTTTGACCGCCTGTGGTTTTGGGTCTGACTCCGGAGTCTTTGCCGAGGGTCACTTGAGCTGCGAGCTGCTTCAGGGGTGTCTTTGGGACTCAGCATCAGAAGACATCAAGACCAAAATCAAGAACTACTCAACTTGCCCTTTTGGGGAAGCCGCTTCCCCAAGTAGAACCAGACCAGGAACTGCTGGCGGGACTACCTGGATGTCCACCGCAGTGACTGAGAAAGGGGGTGATGTCTCCGTGTTCGAGCAAGTCCCCTCCCTGAATCCTGGGTGTCTACCTGGGAGCAGCAGAAGGCACGTGTCCTGGGAACATCTCAACGGGCTCCGCCcacccctcctctgtcctccatCCTTCTCCCAGGGTGGCGATGGGGGGCCGGGGTACATGgtgaccccccaccccgggaTCCTGAATCATGATGTAAATAATAACACTCATTGGAAACGTGTAAGGCTGTGTCTGTGTCAACAGCTAGATGATCGGGCAAGACGCTATAGGGGTGGAATGAATACTTCCACCAGGAAAAGGGGCTTCCGGGTgattgttttttatgttttgttttgtttaatgatATTAAATCGACCACCACCTCTATACCCCACCACCAAAAATAGGCAACCTGTTCCCAGAGGGCCTTCTGCTCCAGGTGGGGATGGTGTAATTGCCCACCAAAAGCAAAAGTACGATATCTAAGGGCTGGGTGGTAGGTGCCGGGAAGGGGAAGAGAgcggggagaagggaagggagacagaTGGGGTGTGAGTGGGCTCACGGTTCCAGGCACTCAGAGGTGTGGCCCTGGCCACTGGgtccttcccccttccttgtTCCTGTGAAGGGCGCCCTGCGGGTTTCCAGCCGCCAAGTCTCTGCTGTGGCTCTGGTACCCAGGCGGGGTTTACTTTCCTCTTCCCCTAAGTGCTTCAAGTTCGGTTTCTGCCTCCTGGgttctctgcccctgcctgtcccctccccaccccgagcCACATCTGACCTTGCAGGGAAGCCGGTCActtggggggcaggtgggggagaaGATGATGTTGGTGGTAGGGGCCTCCATAGGACGTCTCTCGGGATCCACACCCCTAAGGGAGTAGAACACCCCGTAAGAGTTTGGGCTCTGTGACGCTACCTGTATTTCATAGCACAATGTTCATCAGCCTTTTAGTCACATTACCTTGTGACCTGACATCTCtgcgcctcagtttccttattatGAACCGGGCATCATCATTTTCCCTACGTCGTGGGGTTGTCATTAGGATTAACTGACATGTATAGAGATCCGCTGACCGTCTGTTCCGTGCCAGGCTCAGTTCTAGGCACTAGCATTTGGTGGGGAGCAAACCCAGTGTACTTAACCTTTGGTGGTGCGGGGGGTCTCACCCCTTATTGCTCTTGGAATTGCTGGAGAGCTCTGAAGGCGACCCATGCCTGGGGCCCATCTGTGGAGATTCTGATCTAACTGGCTGGGAGGCCCCAGGTGTTGGTACAtttgatgcctgggtggctcagtcagctgagtgtctgccgtcagctcaggtcatgatcccagggtcctgggatcgagccccacatcaggctccctgctgagcagggaggctgcttctccctctacttgctgcttcccctgcttgtgttctctctgataagtaaataaatacaatctttaaaaaaataaataaaagcttcccAGATGGTTCTAACGGGCCTCCAGGGTTGAGAACCCCCAGTGCTGTGTTTTTCTCCACTGTGAGTCCAGGTTCACCTTTGTAAGCTTGGTTTTAATCTTCTGGCTGCCTGTCTCCCTGAGTTTGAATAC
This DNA window, taken from Lutra lutra chromosome 10, mLutLut1.2, whole genome shotgun sequence, encodes the following:
- the DRAP1 gene encoding dr1-associated corepressor isoform X1, which codes for MPSKKKKYNARFPPARIKKIMQTDEEIGKVAAAVPVIISRALELFLESLLKKACQVTQSRNAKTMTTSHLKQCIELEQQFDFLKDLVASVPDMQGDGEDNHMDGDKGTRRWTVPSRRGRKPGSGGRKNGGMGSKSKDKKLSGTDSEQEDDSDDTDTDGEEETSQAPAQASHPPAHFQSPPTPFMPFTSTLPLPPAPPGPPAPDAEDEEDYDS
- the DRAP1 gene encoding dr1-associated corepressor isoform X2 — translated: MPSKKKKYNARFPPARIKKIMQTDEEIGKVAAAVPVIISRALELFLESLLKKACQVTQSRNAKTMTTSHLKQCIELEQQFDFLKDLVASVPDMQGDGEDNHMDGDKGTRRGRKPGSGGRKNGGMGSKSKDKKLSGTDSEQEDDSDDTDTDGEEETSQAPAQASHPPAHFQSPPTPFMPFTSTLPLPPAPPGPPAPDAEDEEDYDS